The proteins below are encoded in one region of Desulfovibrio sp. TomC:
- a CDS encoding formate dehydrogenase accessory protein FdhE, with amino-acid sequence MRMRFPTTPQPDLPEVPPPAEAAAIAAPFAALAQLRRQVAADLPQGLFDVAYDPDRFAAGETLLGTTEPAALTPGFLAAAQTLLPGIGGIFPALARESALLAQGLAQSPRLAGPLVTGFFNDQPADFEGLAEELGLSAQTLFFLTQETLATVLHSEAPRLAALADDALWRKNHCPVCGSSPDLGLLKEQTEPSEFLIAKAGRLMLHCSLCGHLWRFPRLVCPACGEGEHDKLDLFVPEGRERERIHACSTCRRYLVVTNRVDVDAAFDVDAAPASLAHLDAAARERGYEPICPRPWNQLGDE; translated from the coding sequence CGCATGCGTTTCCCGACCACCCCCCAGCCGGATCTCCCGGAAGTGCCGCCGCCGGCCGAGGCCGCGGCCATTGCCGCGCCCTTTGCCGCCCTGGCCCAATTGCGGCGGCAGGTAGCCGCCGACCTGCCCCAGGGACTTTTCGACGTGGCCTATGATCCCGACCGATTCGCCGCCGGGGAGACGCTTTTGGGCACGACCGAGCCAGCGGCCCTGACGCCCGGTTTCCTGGCCGCCGCCCAGACCCTGCTGCCGGGCATCGGCGGCATCTTCCCGGCCCTGGCCCGGGAGTCAGCCCTCCTGGCCCAGGGGCTGGCCCAGAGCCCGCGTCTGGCCGGGCCACTGGTTACAGGATTTTTCAACGACCAGCCGGCTGATTTCGAGGGGTTGGCCGAAGAACTCGGCCTCAGCGCCCAAACACTCTTCTTTCTGACCCAGGAGACGCTGGCGACCGTGCTGCACAGTGAAGCGCCCCGGCTGGCCGCCCTGGCCGACGACGCCTTGTGGCGCAAGAACCACTGCCCGGTGTGCGGCTCGTCCCCGGACCTGGGGCTTTTGAAGGAACAGACCGAGCCGTCGGAGTTTCTCATCGCCAAGGCCGGCCGGCTCATGCTCCACTGTTCGCTGTGCGGCCACCTGTGGCGTTTTCCCAGGCTGGTGTGCCCGGCGTGCGGCGAAGGCGAACACGACAAACTTGACCTGTTCGTGCCGGAAGGGCGCGAGCGCGAACGCATCCATGCCTGTTCCACCTGCCGGCGCTATCTGGTGGTGACCAACCGGGTGGACGTCGACGCGGCCTTTGACGTCGACGCGGCCCCGGCCTCCCTGGCCCACCTCGACGCCGCCGCCCGGGAACGCGGCTACGAGCCGATCTGTCCCAGGCCCTGGAACCAGCTCGGCGACGAATAG